The Dreissena polymorpha isolate Duluth1 chromosome 4, UMN_Dpol_1.0, whole genome shotgun sequence region cttcaatataaaaaatgttaaagttgttataactttggtatgcttggacctagagtcttgaaacttgacaagaaggttggccataactagttagtaaccactggtcatttcaaggtcattcatttgaaggtcaaggtcactgtgaccttgaatgtaaaaatgttaaagttcttatttcatggtataactttggtatgcttggacctagagtcttcaaacttgacatgaaggttggccaggattaacagatgaccactggtcatttcaaggtcattcatttgaaggtgaaggtcactgtgaccttcaatataaaaatgttaaagttgttataactttggtatgcttggacctagagtcttgaaacttgacatgaaggttggccagaactagtaagtaaccactggacatttcaaggtcattcatttgaaggtcaaggtcactgtgaccttgaatgtaaaaatgttaaagttgttataactttggtatgcttggacctagagtcttgaaacttgacatgaaggttggccagaactagtaagtaaccactggacatttcaaggtcattcatttgaaggtcaaggtcactgtgaccttgaatgtaaaaatgttaaagttcttatttcatgttataactttggtatgcttgtacctagagtcttcaaacttgaaataaagattggccagtactagaagatgaccactggtcatttcaatgtcattcatttgaaggtcaaggtcactgtgaccttaaatgttaaaatgttataattgttataactttggtatgcttggacatagagtcttcaaacttgacatgaaggtttgcaagcacacttagatgaccactggtcatttcaaggtcattcattctaaggtcaaggtcactgttattgttgttcatgtatatgcatgcattcaaaacataacacaaggtttgctcatgccttgaaaagtacttacatttcattttgacctttgaacaatatttcagtaatttaagtattgcattgacaaaaacacgaaaggtactttcctgtcatttaaatcaaaaatccggcttcaatgcggtcatctccgaccgcggaactcttgttaattTTTTACTCCAGTTATCTGTTTGCTGAAAACGCCATGAtccataacaattttattttattctattgCAGGATGATTTTTTGGAAGGTGAAGAAATTTCAGCGCCTGCTAAACCAGTCCTAGAAAAGGCTTAGATAAACTGATaatgtgttcatttttatttttacataatatattgtatagATAACAATTATCTATACCCTATAATTTGAAGAATTTTGGGTTAGAAATACTTGTGttagtttaaatgtaaattataccttaattaatattaaaatgaaaacattaatttttatgaaaatgctatgtttaagttgtttgaatttcatttataagtaataatgactaaatatctgattataaatacataatagCAAGCCCACAAATTTGTAATAAAGCAAAGTTGAGCCTTATCTTATTCTATGCTCAGAGCCTAATCTCTCATATTGCACTTGTGAATGAGTTATAAATGAATGTTCAGTGTAATTTATTTATAACTAAACATGATACTGTGTACTGTGATACTGTGTAAATGAAACTGTGCACATTTAAAGACATACACCACATTTGCCAAGAATGAACCCAATGGATGACTATGGTGATGATTTACTGGACACTGAGACATTGTATCTGGAGACCGCTGCAGGAATGCCCAGCCTGTTTGAAGGGTCAACAGAAAGTCAGCCCTACAGTCTGTCAGCATTTATATTTGATAACAACAGTGGCCTGCAGTCCAGCCAGGGCTTTCAGgttgattttcttctttgttgtGTACATTTCAATTAAGGCCAGTTGTGGAATCAAACAAAGATTAAATtgcttgtatttgtattttataaccTGTTGTTGCATAAGTAGTCTTTTATGATCTGAATGTAATATGTTCTAGGCTGGTTTTTATAATTTGCACCCCACTCTTCATTCCCATTGATGTTTAGTGCCTTTGAAAAATGTAATTACCAGTATTATATTGATCGGTGTGCTCATAATTTAAGATAAGATAAATATCAGTCATTATTATAACCTAATTAAAGTCTGTGTGTTAATAatttaagataaaataaatatcagTCAATATTATAACCTACCGGTAATTAAAAGTGTATGTACTTATTCAGGTGTTTGGCCTGGATGTTGACTCTGAATGCCAGATAACTTCCCCAAGACGGGACTTGCCCCCACAGGCCAGTCAGGTTACCAGGCAGCCAGTATACAGGCCTTCTGAAACCACACAGAGCAGCTTTCAAACTATAGATGATCATGTTTCACTTTTAAATCCCACACCTCATCTTAATCAgaaaggttacactgcactaatTTTTACCGAGGCATCATCTCATTTTAACCCAGTGCGAGCCCCTGTTGTGAAGCCTTCTCCCAGGGAGATACGACCCCATCCAGGGCAGATGGTGACCGAGGAATGCTCAGCAGAGGTGTTCGATGACTCCTGTGAGGGGGCGAGCTCCGATGAGAAATCGGAGGAGCACAAGGTGTCACCGAAACGAAGGGGCAGAAAAAGCGGTTCTACATCTTCTGTCACCAAAGAACTAGTGAGTTGACTTCAATTTAATCAAACACATTGTGTAtgttgaatgcttaattaagaaTATCAAAATAGTTGGGTATCAATGTATACGCATTTCTTTGATCATTTCGTTCAGTTGGTCTGTTACTAGAACACATTTATATccttttagctcatctgagcaaaGTGTGCACATGGTGTgattttgtgattgccttttgtccgtcgtgcaccATGCGTTGTGCGTCAtgtggcatcaacatttgccttgttaacactcgagaggctacatttattgtccaatcttcatgaatgaaattttgtcagattatttgtctcaatgatatcttggactagtttgaaattggttcctgtcggttgaaaaacatggccaccaaggggcgtttttccttatatgtctataccataaccatttttgaactcatccaagatatcattagtaatgatatcttggatgagttcaaaaatggttatggtgtgttgaaaaacatggccaccagggggcagagcatttttctttatatggctatagtaaaaccttgtgagcactcttaaagttacatgtacatttattgttcactcttcatgaagttggtcagaacatttgttctaatgacatcttgagCTGAAAGAACAGATCAGTTCCtttgtacagtacactccacgcgttttccccaatttccctccatactccgcggggattgacctggagggagattaagaaaatcccgctatacgcggcgtttgcatgattttgaacgcggcggttaacgattggcaaaactgataagccgacgcggcggccctcggcttTGGCAACACGGGGGAAAcaccgcgttttacgagataacgatcaatttaattttgtttgacttcctgattttcaaataaaattacatttattacaagtacatacatgtacatgttttataatatttacaattaaaaaaaatcccaaccaagatagatcgatcccgacgtggttgtagaagtagttgttgttgtatagaaaactcgttgatttacaacacacaaaacgtcgtcttttaactaatacttaccaattaatatgaacacagtttgcaacattgtttttatttggataatttaatctaaagttttcatgttagcaggtgattttctatactgaacatgtaaacaaatgaccaaggaccctaaaaatctcgcaaatctgtgtgatttgacagtttgacgtaatcaaagaaaagccgcttcctgtctaaaggcataacttactcaagtaaacacgttcaacgaatgcataaggaatggttttaattgtcggaacaaagtcaattctctgctcgctaatgcatttattttctctttgtaggtaggttattccattgattgctaaaagaaggtggtaactattgagttgatagttgcatttaatattcacagttgtattcttgttgcgtcgacattcaaaacaatgtttacaagtaattatggaccaaatcggcagagtgacattcacacatgttaatcccttttgtcaaaacaccgcagacagcagtctacacaataggtcagtagacaagctttgcgtgctttcataacgtcaaacacttaaaatccagttccgcccagatgtcctCTTTAATCAGTTttcagtacaattactgttaaaataataactCTTCttaaataccgtaacgataaagattcggcgtgttcgatttgaaattattttagaggaaatatcaacttattcgcgatataatttcgttaaaaaataccaaagaaacttttaaccgaaatcaacaaaattcaatgttctctgcgctacaaagtttgtatcaaaaaatcaatacacgcacgctttgcgggagtatacattgtaccttgaccttgtacattgcagtataattttcgcgcgcttttgtcgggaaatatacttgatgactgtatattggaagcatttggaaacgtcgtgttaacaattaaaaatcgtagtgtgtttctgattactaattattattctcatttggatattttacggaacatttattcttgtgtaatatgtgttatgatttaaatattaatttgtcaaatgtattatattcattcatattgtagacgtacctgtgaattaaaaaacataatttttatacgtattaattttctatacaattatcttttttatacatgtactacagtatttaaacaattttttataacaatgtttttattttttggcatgcccagtagcacactgctaacgcggcgttgcgcggcggtcgctgataagaacggaaagtgtctgcatttaccgactagcctaaagtaatacacgctgcgggaattagcgaacgcggcgtaacgccgagcgttttatcgagttcacctcgctcttccaacgccgcgtgaacactcgccagcagaaaaaaacccgcggagggagcgcttttttggggggaaaacgagtggagtgtactgtatctcaggtgagcgactttggcctttcaggccctcttgttttgttcaacatatttcatcagattatttccaaacttCATGATTATGCTTTTAGGCATTATTCTTTATCTAACTTCAATAATCACAAAGCTGCTTGGTGAGATTGGATATATCatggtgcctataccacgtgacctTTTttggatctgtgttgggagaataaagtgtgacccagttaacatttttaaggatctctttgtccgtcgtccatccgtccatggtccatccgtccacatttgttcgttgacactctagaggccacattaattgtccgatcttcatgaaacttggtcctaagatttgtcccaatgatatctggatcgagttcaaaactgggtcatgctgggtcaaaaactaggtcaaaaaaagaaaaaccttgtaaacactgtagaagtcatatttaatgttcaatcttcatgtaacattgtcaaaatgtttgtcttaatgatatgttgtttgagttcaaaagtggttccggtcttttgaaaaacatggccgccagtgggcggggcagttttccttatttggctatagagaaaccttgtaaacactctagaagtcacaatttttgcccaatcatcatgaaagttggtcaaaacattgatttaattgatatctcggacgagttcgaaaatggtccagatcggtgaaaaaacatggccgccagtgggcggggcatttttctttatatgtaccggtatatagtggcagttttccctatttggctatagagaaaccttgtaaacactctagaagtcacaatgtttgtttaatcatcatgaaagttggtcaaaactgtggttttattgatatctcggacgagttcaaaaatggtccagatcggtgaaaaaacatggccgccagtgggctgggcatttttctttatatgtaccggtatatagtggcagttttccctattttgctatagagaaaccttgtaaaactctagaagtcacaatttttgcccaatcatcatgaaagttggtcaaaacattggttttattgatatcttggacgagttcgacaatggttcggatcggtgaaaaaacatggccgccagtgggcgggacatttctctctatatgtatatagtgaaaacatgttaacactctagaagtcacatttttggccctattttcatgaaatttggtcagaacatttgtttttttggtacgagagttgagttcaaaaatggtttcggtcaaaccttgtgatcgaacactttggaagtcacatttttatgccccccttagaagaagagggggtatattgttttgcttatgtcggtccgtatgtctgtccaccagatggtttctgaatgataagtcaagaacgcttaggcctaggatcatgaaacttcataggtacattgatcatgactcgcagatgacccctattgattttgaggtcactaggtcaaaggtcaaggtcacggtgacccgaaatagtaaaatggtttctggatgataactcaagaacgcttacgcctaggatcatgaaacttcataggtacattgatcgtggctcaaagattacccctattgattttcaggtcactagatcaaaggtcaaggtcacggtgacccgaaacattaaaatggtttcaggatgaaagctcaagaacgcttatgcctaagatcatgaaagttcataggtacattgatcatgacttgcagatgaccccttttgattttcaggtcacacggtcaaaggtcaaggtgacccgaaatagtaaaatggtttctggatgataactcaagaatgattatgcttaggatcataaaacttcatagatacattgatcatgacttgcagatgaatcctgttgattttcaggtcactaggtcaaaggtcaaggtcacggtgactccacttagaaaaatggtttccggatgataactcaagaacgcatgcgcctaggatcatgaaacttcataggtacattgaggtgacccaaaatagtaaaattgttttactcaagaacgcttatgcctaggatgatgaaacttcataggtacattgatcatgactcgcagatgacccctattgattttcaggtcactaggttaaaggtcaaggtcagggtgtttcaacttagaaaaatggtttccagatgataactcaagaaggcctatgcctaggaacatgaaacttcataggtacattgatcatgacttgcagatgacccgtattgacttccaggtcactaggtcaaggtcacggttacttgacacagtaaaatggttttcggatgataactccagaaagattatgcctaggatcatgaaactatattatggtcaagttgatagaattttcttattaaatcaatcaaaaatggaatttatcatgtagatgttttgaccaccttataactttgttatccatttgacatgtgtgcattataatcattgcatctttttagctcaggtgagcttttgtgaccggtctttgttcgacgtccgtccgttaacatttgttcgtaaacactctagaggccacatttattgtccgatcttcatgaaacttggtcagaagcttcgtcccaatgaaatctcggtcgagttcgaaactgggttgtgccgggtcaaaaactaggtcactaggtcaaaaaaaagaaaaaacttgtaaacacagtccaaattgtccaaattttctacattatattatattatactatTTTATATACTCAAGGTCATATACTCActttttatattataca contains the following coding sequences:
- the LOC127877425 gene encoding uncharacterized protein LOC127877425, which produces MNPMDDYGDDLLDTETLYLETAAGMPSLFEGSTESQPYSLSAFIFDNNSGLQSSQGFQVFGLDVDSECQITSPRRDLPPQASQVTRQPVYRPSETTQSSFQTIDDHVSLLNPTPHLNQKGYTALIFTEASSHFNPVRAPVVKPSPREIRPHPGQMVTEECSAEVFDDSCEGASSDEKSEEHKVSPKRRGRKSGSTSSVTKELVAGAVKMEEGEVQAGPDLSFKPSLEEILSEKKMALLRSPQVVKFMKHFQQKARLEKMQHQSTMKES